From Denitrovibrio acetiphilus DSM 12809, the proteins below share one genomic window:
- the tsaD gene encoding tRNA (adenosine(37)-N6)-threonylcarbamoyltransferase complex transferase subunit TsaD: protein MIILGIESSCDETSLAVYDSVNRSVKATFTSSQAELHSKFGGVVPEVASRNHILKIESLFEQCMTEAGITPQDIDAIGVTNAPGLIGALFVGVSFAKALGYALKIPVIPVNHLSAHILASELTNQELKAPYLALIISGGHTHIYDVDEAYNFELLARTIDDAAGESFDKVAKMLGLGYPGGPAIEKLAESGDENKVTLPIAIKKKPDFSFSGLKTAVLNKINDKSESDADIAASFQKTVAETLTLKTLRMAESLGRNKIVVAGGVACNGYIRRAFMEKQGYEVFFPSPRLCTDNGDMIAYAASKFFGQRKFASLDETAHDRMQQINK, encoded by the coding sequence GTGATTATATTAGGTATAGAATCTTCCTGCGACGAAACTTCTCTTGCAGTCTATGATTCAGTAAACAGGTCTGTTAAAGCAACATTTACAAGCTCACAGGCGGAACTGCACAGTAAGTTCGGCGGTGTTGTGCCTGAGGTTGCATCACGGAACCACATACTCAAAATCGAAAGCCTTTTTGAACAGTGCATGACAGAAGCCGGCATCACTCCCCAAGACATAGATGCCATCGGCGTCACTAACGCCCCCGGGCTGATAGGAGCCCTCTTTGTGGGAGTATCCTTTGCAAAAGCTCTCGGGTACGCACTGAAGATACCTGTGATCCCCGTAAATCACCTGTCTGCTCATATCCTTGCCTCTGAGCTCACGAACCAAGAGCTGAAGGCTCCTTACCTTGCACTCATAATATCCGGCGGACACACGCATATTTATGATGTTGACGAAGCTTATAATTTCGAGCTCCTTGCACGCACCATAGATGACGCAGCGGGAGAATCCTTTGACAAAGTCGCAAAAATGCTTGGGCTAGGCTATCCCGGTGGACCTGCAATAGAAAAACTTGCAGAGAGCGGTGATGAAAATAAAGTTACTCTGCCTATCGCCATCAAAAAGAAACCGGACTTCTCTTTCAGCGGGCTGAAAACAGCAGTTCTGAACAAGATAAACGATAAATCAGAATCAGATGCAGACATAGCCGCATCATTTCAGAAGACAGTGGCAGAAACTCTGACACTCAAAACCCTGCGGATGGCTGAATCACTGGGGCGCAATAAGATCGTTGTTGCCGGAGGCGTCGCCTGTAACGGATATATCAGACGGGCTTTTATGGAAAAACAAGGCTATGAAGTATTCTTTCCGTCCCCCAGACTATGCACAGACAACGGCGACATGATAGCTTACGCAGCATCTAAGTTTTTCGGACAGAGAAAATTTGCATCATTGGATGAAACAGCACATGACAGAATGCAGCAAATCAACAAATAG
- a CDS encoding murein hydrolase activator EnvC family protein: MKFNILILSVFIALNLFAGTISDEIVRSDNYLRQVQKMIKEEQQAIKELRDEKKKKAKQLKKAEIELQYQKSISKKLESKLRNAEKDLSFINFQRTKLSNRQEELKDSIRAANFYLSGAGETDLLEAIILSDEIAEVAAGMQIISRVNERLFEMAKELEQNQKKLDETEVKLRHKQKEISMTLQDKNASLKEYQSKKILVNQLYRIAAEDEKIKNEYVSMLRDQQNELEQKIKEMELTQIKQGEERKFDGLDKNFKHMRKKLQWPIKGEITETFGTKKIQGFRGVIHKKGVKIKPDESHVSSVYDGVVMHTDTAWGLGWFVIVEHASGYYTLYANLNSITVKQNQKVHTGEILGTIDIDHEANTPYLYFEIRIHDKAVDPQKWLTS, encoded by the coding sequence ATGAAGTTTAATATACTAATCTTATCAGTTTTTATAGCTTTAAATCTTTTTGCAGGAACAATTTCTGACGAAATTGTGAGATCTGACAACTATCTCAGACAAGTCCAGAAAATGATCAAAGAAGAGCAGCAAGCGATAAAAGAACTGAGAGATGAGAAAAAAAAGAAAGCAAAACAGTTAAAAAAAGCTGAAATAGAACTTCAGTATCAGAAATCTATAAGTAAGAAACTTGAATCTAAACTCAGAAATGCAGAAAAAGACTTGAGTTTTATAAACTTTCAGAGGACTAAACTGTCAAACAGACAGGAAGAACTTAAAGACTCCATACGTGCTGCCAATTTTTACCTTTCCGGCGCAGGGGAAACTGATCTTTTGGAAGCTATTATTTTGTCAGATGAAATAGCAGAAGTTGCAGCGGGAATGCAGATTATATCACGTGTTAATGAGCGCCTCTTTGAAATGGCTAAAGAACTTGAACAAAATCAGAAAAAACTAGATGAAACAGAAGTTAAACTAAGGCATAAGCAGAAAGAAATCTCTATGACACTTCAGGACAAGAACGCTTCACTAAAGGAATATCAGTCTAAGAAAATACTTGTAAATCAACTCTATAGAATTGCAGCTGAAGATGAAAAAATCAAAAATGAATACGTCTCAATGCTTAGGGATCAGCAAAATGAGCTGGAACAAAAGATTAAGGAGATGGAGCTTACGCAGATCAAGCAGGGAGAAGAGCGAAAATTCGATGGGCTCGATAAGAATTTCAAACACATGCGTAAAAAACTGCAGTGGCCGATTAAAGGGGAAATTACTGAAACCTTCGGGACCAAAAAAATTCAGGGTTTCAGAGGCGTCATACATAAGAAAGGTGTTAAGATTAAACCAGACGAGTCTCACGTTTCAAGTGTCTATGACGGTGTAGTGATGCACACAGACACTGCATGGGGGCTCGGGTGGTTTGTTATCGTGGAACATGCAAGCGGCTATTACACACTGTATGCAAACCTGAACAGCATTACTGTAAAACAGAATCAGAAAGTCCATACAGGTGAGATTCTGGGCACAATAGATATTGACCATGAGGCAAATACACCTTATCTTTATTTTGAAATTCGTATACACGACAAAGCTGTTGATCCTCAGAAATGGCTGACGTCATAA
- a CDS encoding divergent polysaccharide deacetylase family protein: protein MNNRKNGSGKRVRTPITTSGSNNNNNGNKNRKETKVTTLMMAGGLAVLAVMLFAVAFLFMARGSSGNVDPAQGAPETVRKQITNEQVLDAVYVSLFTYGLDKSSIKEQTEVESDGKTEIKMTIDPQDIEETELKQTLTEKLNELGLEVTGDEVVSVENSTIKLDLQFSKPKAVLKPKPNSIAFVIDDCGYSEELAEKLAAFPYPMTMAIIPHTEYAKKTAEIAYKAGKVVFLHQPMQPLSYPKTDPGKGAVLLNMPEKIIQTSLNSNVASLGGKIDGFNNHMGSAITQDREKMKQVFKVMKKYTDTFLDSYTSRDTVAFDQCKAEGMKCAINRKFIDNESDYSYIRSKIIEGAEIARTDGSVIMIGHLRESTVHALEKILPELEKAGYNIVPVTELTQK from the coding sequence ATGAACAATAGAAAAAACGGAAGTGGTAAAAGGGTAAGAACCCCCATTACCACTTCCGGTTCTAATAACAATAATAACGGAAATAAAAACAGAAAAGAGACAAAAGTCACAACCTTAATGATGGCAGGAGGACTCGCCGTTCTTGCCGTAATGCTTTTCGCTGTGGCGTTTCTGTTCATGGCAAGAGGCAGCTCAGGCAATGTTGATCCGGCACAGGGGGCACCGGAAACTGTTCGGAAACAAATTACAAACGAACAGGTACTAGATGCGGTCTATGTCTCCCTCTTCACATACGGACTCGATAAAAGCAGTATCAAAGAGCAAACAGAAGTTGAATCTGATGGTAAAACAGAAATAAAGATGACTATTGACCCGCAGGATATAGAAGAGACTGAATTAAAACAGACATTAACCGAAAAGCTTAACGAACTGGGGCTGGAGGTCACAGGCGACGAAGTTGTATCAGTTGAGAACAGTACAATAAAACTTGATCTGCAATTCAGTAAACCGAAAGCTGTACTCAAACCAAAACCAAACAGTATAGCATTTGTTATTGACGACTGCGGGTATAGTGAAGAGCTTGCTGAAAAGCTGGCAGCCTTCCCTTATCCAATGACTATGGCGATCATCCCCCACACAGAATATGCCAAAAAAACTGCGGAGATAGCATACAAAGCCGGTAAAGTAGTTTTTCTACATCAGCCTATGCAGCCTTTATCATACCCTAAAACTGACCCTGGTAAGGGGGCTGTCCTGCTTAACATGCCTGAAAAGATTATCCAGACATCACTGAACAGTAATGTTGCGAGCCTTGGCGGCAAAATCGACGGATTTAACAACCACATGGGTTCAGCTATCACACAGGACAGAGAGAAGATGAAGCAGGTCTTCAAAGTTATGAAAAAGTATACAGACACGTTCCTTGACAGCTACACTTCAAGAGATACAGTCGCTTTTGATCAATGTAAAGCGGAAGGCATGAAGTGCGCAATAAACCGTAAATTCATAGACAACGAATCAGACTACAGCTATATTCGTTCTAAAATTATAGAAGGTGCAGAGATCGCAAGAACTGATGGTAGTGTCATAATGATCGGTCACCTGCGTGAAAGCACTGTTCATGCTTTGGAGAAAATTCTGCCGGAGCTTGAGAAAGCAGGCTATAATATTGTCCCTGTAACGGAGCTTACACAAAAGTGA
- the cfa gene encoding cyclopropane fatty acyl phospholipid synthase: MSSIDFKTKIEHALSTADIKTKGDRPWDITIHNDNLFSRVMADGSLGLGEAYIEKWWDCDKLDEFFYRILSVELETQFKSWTDYKEYLRSKLFNLQNRSRAFQIGQKHYDIGNELYKNMLDERLIYSCGYWSHANNLKEAQESKLDLVCRKLQLKPGMRILDIGCGWGGADKFAAENYGVEVVGITVSKEQVELGKCICSGLPVNLELKDYRDISEKFDRIFSIGMFEHVGRKNYKEYFEVAKRCLKDDEIFLLHTIGRNTTSKGSDPWISKYIFPNSMLPSAKDIAEFSEGQFVIEDWHNFGQYYDTTLMEWYRNFNKNWDKLKDKYDENFYRMWKYYLLSCAGSFRARKNQVWQIVFSPKGIKGGYEPVR; encoded by the coding sequence ATGTCTTCAATTGATTTCAAAACGAAGATTGAGCACGCCCTGTCCACTGCAGACATCAAGACCAAAGGTGACCGTCCGTGGGACATCACAATCCACAACGATAACCTTTTCTCCAGAGTAATGGCAGACGGCTCTCTCGGACTAGGCGAAGCCTACATTGAAAAATGGTGGGATTGTGACAAACTTGACGAATTCTTTTATAGGATTCTCAGTGTAGAACTTGAAACCCAGTTTAAAAGCTGGACAGACTATAAAGAATACCTGAGATCTAAACTGTTTAACCTTCAAAACCGCTCACGAGCCTTCCAGATAGGGCAGAAACACTACGACATAGGAAACGAACTTTACAAAAACATGCTTGACGAAAGACTGATCTATAGCTGCGGTTACTGGAGCCACGCAAACAACCTGAAAGAGGCTCAGGAGTCAAAGCTTGATCTTGTATGCCGTAAACTTCAGCTCAAGCCTGGAATGAGGATACTGGATATAGGCTGCGGCTGGGGCGGAGCAGATAAATTTGCCGCTGAAAATTACGGCGTAGAAGTAGTAGGAATCACAGTATCAAAAGAACAGGTCGAGCTTGGAAAGTGTATATGCAGTGGTCTGCCGGTTAATCTGGAATTAAAAGACTACAGGGATATCAGCGAAAAATTTGACCGTATATTCTCAATAGGAATGTTTGAGCATGTCGGACGGAAAAACTATAAAGAATACTTTGAGGTAGCAAAAAGATGCCTCAAAGACGATGAAATATTCCTTCTGCACACAATAGGACGCAACACAACTTCCAAAGGGAGCGACCCTTGGATAAGTAAATACATTTTCCCAAACTCCATGCTCCCTTCTGCCAAAGATATTGCAGAGTTCTCAGAAGGGCAATTTGTAATAGAGGACTGGCACAATTTCGGACAATATTACGATACAACCCTTATGGAGTGGTACAGAAACTTCAATAAAAACTGGGACAAACTAAAAGACAAATATGACGAAAACTTCTACCGTATGTGGAAATACTACCTTCTTTCATGTGCCGGTTCTTTCAGAGCAAGAAAGAATCAGGTCTGGCAGATAGTGTTCTCTCCAAAAGGGATAAAAGGCGGCTACGAACCTGTCAGGTAG
- a CDS encoding YqiA/YcfP family alpha/beta fold hydrolase, producing the protein MKILYMPGLASITDKSYDISKSCKLVHLMELAECTVFDYKLYRPADIIQYISNFDLLFGSSFGGYFAFYLSLNTGKPSISVNPSLFLDERIEKLIKEHQKELSFIKPSEIRAIKSAPTGKPAPHVNVLMNIDDDIIDAGRVIDTSEKFKCNIYTYEKGGHQSSNFQGDMLPTIKMILNGLG; encoded by the coding sequence ATGAAAATACTATATATGCCTGGGCTGGCATCGATAACAGACAAAAGCTATGACATATCAAAAAGCTGCAAACTGGTTCATCTGATGGAACTTGCGGAATGCACTGTTTTTGACTATAAGCTTTATCGCCCGGCAGATATTATTCAGTACATTTCTAATTTTGACCTTCTTTTCGGCTCTTCGTTCGGAGGGTATTTTGCTTTCTACCTGTCCCTGAATACAGGTAAGCCTTCCATATCAGTCAACCCTTCGCTATTTCTCGACGAAAGGATAGAAAAACTTATAAAAGAGCACCAGAAGGAGCTGTCTTTTATCAAACCTTCAGAAATACGGGCGATCAAAAGTGCCCCAACAGGTAAGCCCGCACCTCATGTCAACGTTCTTATGAATATTGATGATGATATTATTGATGCCGGACGGGTCATTGACACTTCTGAAAAGTTTAAATGCAATATCTACACCTATGAAAAAGGCGGACACCAGAGCAGTAACTTCCAAGGGGACATGCTGCCAACAATAAAAATGATATTGAATGGCCTCGGATAA
- a CDS encoding DNA recombination protein RmuC, which yields MKEIFPFITFFVGILLGFAASLFFNRRARNESERELLRITDGMKGAFAELSMDSLSKNTDEFLKLAGNVMDSKNKEGEKDLEAKKALIDAQLLNMSRELERVHLLMTGMEKEREARFSEIAQQIKNTVHQTEKLSDVTASLNKALASSAERGRWGERMALDIIRTTGMKEKINYDVQKTMANGSRPDFTFYLPQGFCVHMDVKFPLDSYLKFCSEEGAGKEPHIKNFIRDVRQKIKDVKTRGYIDQQENTLDVMLLFIPNESVYEFIYEKDPQIMDIAMEAGVILTSPLSLFAVLAVIRQSVENFAFESTSGEMLKLFGKFYQQWDKFTAKLEMVGKKIDEAQKSYDELISTRRNMLEKPLEKIELLRSEKGIEISE from the coding sequence ATGAAAGAGATATTTCCGTTTATAACATTTTTTGTAGGCATTTTACTCGGCTTTGCTGCTTCACTGTTTTTCAACAGGAGAGCCAGAAATGAGAGTGAAAGAGAGCTGCTCCGAATTACTGACGGGATGAAAGGGGCATTTGCCGAGCTTTCTATGGATAGTTTATCCAAAAATACAGATGAATTTCTGAAGCTTGCAGGCAATGTTATGGATTCAAAAAATAAAGAAGGTGAAAAAGACCTTGAAGCTAAGAAAGCTCTGATTGATGCCCAGCTTCTGAATATGAGCCGCGAACTTGAGCGTGTTCACCTGCTGATGACAGGGATGGAGAAGGAGCGCGAGGCTCGTTTCAGCGAGATTGCCCAGCAGATCAAAAACACTGTTCACCAGACTGAAAAGTTGTCTGATGTCACAGCCAGCCTGAATAAAGCGCTTGCGTCTTCAGCGGAAAGAGGGCGCTGGGGGGAAAGGATGGCTCTCGACATTATACGCACCACAGGGATGAAAGAGAAGATAAACTATGACGTGCAGAAGACTATGGCGAACGGCAGCAGACCGGACTTCACTTTCTATCTGCCTCAGGGGTTCTGTGTGCATATGGATGTGAAATTTCCGCTGGACAGTTATCTTAAGTTTTGTTCTGAGGAGGGGGCAGGCAAAGAGCCCCATATAAAGAATTTCATTCGTGATGTCCGCCAGAAGATAAAAGATGTTAAAACCAGAGGCTATATCGATCAGCAGGAAAATACGCTTGATGTAATGCTCCTGTTTATACCCAACGAAAGTGTCTATGAGTTTATTTATGAAAAAGACCCGCAGATTATGGATATAGCTATGGAGGCTGGGGTTATTCTTACTTCTCCATTGTCACTTTTTGCTGTGCTTGCCGTAATACGTCAGTCTGTTGAAAACTTTGCCTTTGAAAGTACTTCGGGCGAAATGCTTAAGCTATTTGGAAAGTTTTATCAACAATGGGATAAGTTCACCGCAAAACTGGAAATGGTAGGCAAAAAGATCGATGAAGCTCAGAAGTCTTACGATGAACTTATCTCCACAAGACGAAATATGCTTGAAAAACCACTTGAAAAGATTGAACTGCTCAGAAGTGAAAAGGGGATCGAGATAAGTGAGTAG
- a CDS encoding AEC family transporter yields MDNLILLIICFVVGFISRKFKTMPEETPLVLNSFLINLSLPAISFMFMHEMHFNTKLLFPVLMPWICFIAAYIFFKILQKICGFSQATTGCLILTVGLGNTSFVGLPMITAFYGAEYIGIGVLCDQPGSFLVLSTLGVIVATTHSSGSISFASLLKKVISFPPLQAVALGLIFRTVPLPEWSINVMKGFGATITPLAMVSVGYQLKFALSDRLLSKLATGLLFKLFLAPALIYFIYVVVLNASGIEMQVTIFEAAMGPMITAGIIAMQYNLDKNLATMLMGVGIPASLLSLVLWYYLLSGV; encoded by the coding sequence ATGGATAATCTAATATTACTCATTATATGTTTTGTAGTTGGATTCATCTCAAGAAAGTTTAAAACCATGCCCGAGGAAACTCCGCTGGTGCTTAACAGCTTCCTGATAAATCTATCTTTACCCGCCATATCTTTTATGTTTATGCATGAAATGCACTTTAATACTAAACTTCTTTTTCCGGTGCTTATGCCCTGGATATGCTTCATAGCCGCATACATTTTCTTTAAAATTCTCCAGAAAATTTGCGGTTTTTCTCAGGCAACTACAGGATGCCTGATACTTACTGTCGGGCTCGGCAATACATCATTTGTCGGACTGCCTATGATAACTGCTTTCTACGGTGCAGAATACATCGGCATAGGGGTTCTCTGCGACCAGCCAGGGAGCTTTCTTGTGCTTTCAACACTGGGTGTCATCGTTGCGACAACGCATTCTTCAGGCTCCATATCCTTTGCCAGTCTCCTAAAGAAAGTTATCTCTTTCCCGCCTCTCCAGGCGGTCGCACTCGGGTTGATTTTCCGTACTGTACCTCTACCTGAATGGAGTATAAACGTTATGAAAGGCTTCGGGGCGACAATAACCCCTCTGGCGATGGTATCTGTCGGGTATCAGCTAAAATTTGCTTTGTCTGACAGATTATTAAGTAAACTTGCCACCGGGCTTTTGTTCAAACTTTTTCTGGCTCCGGCATTGATTTATTTTATTTATGTCGTAGTATTAAATGCATCGGGAATAGAGATGCAAGTCACAATTTTCGAGGCAGCAATGGGTCCTATGATTACAGCAGGCATCATAGCTATGCAGTATAATCTGGACAAAAACCTGGCAACCATGCTTATGGGAGTGGGTATCCCCGCTTCTCTGCTAAGCCTTGTCCTATGGTACTATCTGCTCTCAGGAGTATAA
- a CDS encoding cell division ATP-binding protein FtsE, producing MVELHKVDVVYDDGNQGLKSIDLHIERGELIYITGNSGAGKTSLLRLLYGDLIPARGVIKLDNKNIGHLRSKSIAYLRRDIGVVFQDFKLLEDMTVYENLMLPLEIFYLSPQVIQDRIFTLLKQLDLFTHRDFAVKKLSGGEKQRVALARAIINEPILLLADEPTGNLDSRNADKVMDMLLHKTAKGTTTLIATHDQRILKEYPGRIIYLEHGKISYDSAGGRRFTHG from the coding sequence ATGGTTGAACTGCATAAAGTTGATGTTGTTTACGACGACGGAAATCAAGGGCTGAAATCCATCGACCTGCACATTGAACGCGGTGAGCTTATTTATATAACAGGCAACAGCGGTGCGGGTAAAACAAGTCTACTCAGGCTTCTCTATGGCGACCTTATACCTGCCAGAGGGGTAATAAAGCTCGACAATAAGAACATCGGGCACCTTAGAAGCAAAAGCATTGCTTATCTCCGCAGGGACATAGGGGTGGTCTTTCAGGACTTCAAACTCCTTGAAGACATGACAGTCTACGAAAACCTTATGCTGCCGCTGGAAATCTTTTACCTCAGCCCTCAGGTTATTCAGGACAGGATATTTACGCTGCTGAAACAGCTCGATCTTTTCACACACAGAGACTTTGCAGTAAAAAAGCTATCCGGCGGAGAAAAACAGAGGGTGGCACTGGCACGAGCCATCATTAACGAACCCATTCTCCTGCTGGCTGACGAACCGACAGGCAATCTTGACTCACGAAATGCAGATAAAGTTATGGATATGCTCCTTCACAAAACAGCAAAAGGAACAACAACACTTATTGCTACACACGACCAGAGAATCTTAAAGGAATACCCTGGCAGAATAATATATCTGGAACACGGCAAAATCTCTTATGACAGCGCAGGCGGGAGAAGATTTACCCATGGATAG
- a CDS encoding cell division protein FtsX has translation MDRLKYTLTKGFYLFFLNLRKNFVSILTVATLLFFYLAVFSVNFSASKAIDKLTDIKTIRVFLEEGVSYKDILKELSELQMPASFRYFTKHAAKTRVLNLVPGAKNIEKLPVELFPEFIEMKFADYASDEQLVMETAIQIEQIGGVRTVEYGKSVGEKLGKIKRTSMLFIIFISVITGISSAVIIFNTISLSLYKQQRKLSIYKLVGATGMFIAAPYLFAALLESTLAFLIAGAGNYLFVSGVTNYLLKNSYFMLFTPPAWLFAVFYFLLIITTVFSAFYCVFSFLMRLKSVNEV, from the coding sequence ATGGATAGACTCAAATACACTCTGACCAAAGGATTTTATCTTTTTTTTCTAAACCTGCGTAAAAACTTTGTCTCAATATTAACCGTTGCGACCCTTCTGTTTTTTTATCTGGCTGTTTTTTCTGTTAATTTCTCTGCATCAAAAGCCATAGACAAATTAACCGATATCAAAACAATCAGAGTCTTTCTGGAAGAAGGTGTCAGCTACAAAGACATATTAAAAGAACTTTCAGAACTTCAAATGCCTGCCAGTTTTAGATATTTCACCAAACATGCAGCAAAGACCAGAGTGCTGAACCTTGTTCCCGGTGCAAAAAATATCGAAAAATTACCTGTCGAGCTTTTTCCGGAGTTTATCGAAATGAAATTTGCCGATTATGCTTCTGATGAACAGCTCGTAATGGAAACAGCAATCCAGATCGAGCAGATAGGTGGTGTCCGAACTGTCGAATACGGAAAAAGCGTCGGGGAAAAACTGGGGAAGATAAAGCGTACCTCAATGCTTTTTATTATCTTTATATCAGTCATTACAGGCATATCCTCCGCGGTGATAATATTTAACACAATCAGTCTGAGTCTTTATAAACAACAGCGAAAACTTTCTATCTATAAACTTGTTGGTGCAACAGGGATGTTTATTGCAGCTCCATATTTATTTGCTGCATTGCTTGAATCAACTCTGGCTTTCCTTATAGCCGGTGCAGGGAATTATCTTTTTGTTTCCGGTGTAACCAACTATCTCTTAAAAAATTCGTATTTTATGCTTTTTACTCCTCCTGCATGGTTATTTGCAGTTTTCTATTTTTTATTGATTATAACTACAGTATTTTCTGCTTTCTACTGCGTTTTTTCATTCCTTATGAGGTTAAAAAGTGTAAATGAAGTTTAA
- a CDS encoding S41 family peptidase → MKSRLKLIPVLLGLLTIALIITSAMLVKTQNVYAAKDEKYRNLDTFTQVMHLIENNYVEEVDNKILVYGAIKGMLGELDPHSNFLDPDTLKEFREETQGEFGGLGITIGLKDKILTVVAPLEDTPAFRKGIQAGDQIVKIEGESTMGMTLHDAVKMLRGKADTDVTITIHRESIDKPFDVTITRAVIKVSSVKSNMIDGDIGYIRLIQFNNNVSDAISDAVKELDGKGAKSFIIDVRNNPGGLLTEAISVSSIFLPANKIVVYTKDRQQTRQDFKSKVFSTKELEKPIILLVNGGSASASEILTGALQDYERATIMGEKTYGKASVQSVMPLLDGSAIKLTTAKYFTPKGRSIHEIGIEPDITVEFKELTPEQIEEIEEPESFNMKVALFDLDKDNQLKAAVDKMKEILKDEQ, encoded by the coding sequence ATGAAATCGCGACTCAAGCTTATTCCCGTTCTGCTGGGGCTTCTGACCATTGCACTCATCATAACCAGTGCCATGCTCGTAAAGACCCAGAATGTCTATGCGGCAAAAGATGAAAAATACAGGAACCTCGACACTTTTACTCAGGTTATGCATCTCATAGAAAATAACTACGTAGAAGAAGTAGATAATAAAATTCTCGTTTATGGAGCCATCAAAGGGATGCTTGGCGAACTCGACCCGCATTCTAACTTTCTCGACCCTGACACATTAAAAGAGTTCCGTGAGGAAACACAGGGCGAATTCGGCGGGCTGGGCATAACCATAGGACTGAAGGACAAAATACTGACAGTTGTTGCCCCCCTGGAAGACACTCCTGCGTTCCGCAAAGGGATACAGGCAGGTGACCAGATAGTTAAAATCGAAGGTGAAAGCACAATGGGCATGACTCTGCACGATGCAGTGAAAATGCTGAGGGGTAAAGCCGATACTGATGTCACAATCACTATCCACAGAGAATCTATAGATAAACCTTTTGATGTTACCATCACAAGGGCGGTTATAAAAGTCAGCTCTGTCAAAAGTAATATGATAGATGGCGATATCGGTTATATACGACTTATACAATTCAATAATAATGTTTCTGATGCTATTTCTGACGCCGTGAAAGAGCTGGACGGAAAAGGGGCAAAAAGCTTCATCATAGACGTAAGGAATAACCCGGGCGGTCTTCTCACAGAGGCTATCAGTGTTTCAAGTATATTCCTGCCGGCAAATAAAATTGTTGTCTATACCAAAGATAGACAGCAGACAAGACAGGATTTCAAGTCAAAAGTGTTTTCGACAAAAGAGCTTGAAAAGCCTATCATCCTGCTTGTTAACGGTGGAAGCGCCTCCGCATCAGAAATACTTACAGGGGCACTACAGGATTACGAAAGAGCTACAATCATGGGCGAAAAAACATACGGAAAAGCTTCCGTCCAAAGTGTAATGCCTTTGCTTGACGGTTCAGCTATCAAGCTCACAACAGCTAAATACTTCACTCCGAAAGGACGCTCGATCCACGAGATAGGAATAGAGCCGGATATTACTGTTGAGTTTAAAGAGCTTACACCTGAACAAATTGAGGAAATTGAAGAACCGGAAAGTTTTAACATGAAAGTTGCTCTGTTTGATCTCGACAAAGACAATCAGCTCAAAGCAGCGGTAGATAAAATGAAGGAAATACTAAAGGATGAACAATAG